The following proteins come from a genomic window of Micromonospora echinofusca:
- a CDS encoding Rv3235 family protein, translated as MTDPRRPGPARPPVRLRPAPSFEPPFTDDDAAHWPAPGHAQLVLDLFEPARREADRPLGRRQRPAPTGPGRRTAPLPLDALVTATPEATRAAHRFVSTCLEVINGYRPPGQLRPLLDPSRAAGLLPELARATARSGPVRRRSTRPAVRLRRLRVCEPRAAAVEVAAVLAGAGGRTWAMALRLEHRRGSWLCTALQVL; from the coding sequence ATGACCGACCCCCGCCGTCCCGGGCCGGCGCGGCCTCCCGTCCGGCTGCGCCCCGCCCCCTCGTTCGAGCCGCCGTTCACCGACGACGACGCCGCCCACTGGCCGGCCCCGGGCCACGCCCAGCTCGTGCTCGACCTGTTCGAGCCGGCCCGACGCGAGGCCGACCGGCCGCTCGGCCGCCGGCAGCGACCCGCGCCGACCGGCCCCGGCCGGCGCACCGCCCCGCTGCCGCTCGACGCGCTCGTGACCGCCACCCCCGAGGCGACCCGGGCCGCGCACCGCTTCGTCAGCACCTGCCTAGAGGTGATCAACGGATACCGCCCGCCCGGGCAGCTCAGGCCGCTGCTCGACCCGTCCCGGGCCGCCGGGCTGCTGCCCGAGCTGGCCCGCGCCACCGCCCGCTCCGGTCCGGTCCGCCGCCGGTCGACCCGGCCGGCCGTACGCCTGCGTCGGCTGCGGGTCTGCGAGCCGCGCGCCGCCGCCGTCGAGGTCGCCGCGGTCCTCGCCGGCGCGGGCGGGCGCACCTGGGCGATGGCGCTGCGCCTGGAGCACCGCCGAGGCAGCTGGCTCTGCACGGCCCTACAGGTGCTCTGA
- a CDS encoding DUF6912 family protein, protein MTEQLVRVYVPATVPMLTLLRGPGLPVAAAHAVTPTLREWYAEGDEEELEYVAFTRAAQDALQLLRADPDAPRRRVVVSVDLPASAVARGDGELGSSAVELGDPVPVGAVAAVHVDGVDAVEDVTAATEVVTEALAGDADAQFTVDGAEDHELEWYDVTELDLLLRAAS, encoded by the coding sequence GTGACCGAGCAGCTTGTCCGGGTGTACGTGCCGGCGACCGTTCCGATGCTGACCCTCCTGCGCGGCCCCGGGCTGCCGGTGGCCGCCGCGCACGCGGTGACCCCCACGCTGCGCGAGTGGTACGCCGAGGGCGACGAGGAGGAGCTGGAGTACGTCGCCTTCACGCGGGCCGCCCAGGACGCGTTGCAGCTGCTGCGGGCCGACCCGGACGCGCCCCGCCGCCGGGTGGTCGTCTCGGTGGACCTGCCCGCCTCGGCGGTGGCCCGGGGCGACGGGGAGCTGGGCTCCAGCGCGGTCGAGCTGGGCGACCCCGTGCCGGTCGGCGCCGTCGCGGCCGTCCACGTGGACGGCGTCGACGCGGTCGAGGACGTCACCGCCGCGACGGAGGTGGTCACCGAGGCCCTGGCCGGCGACGCGGACGCGCAGTTCACGGTCGACGGTGCCGAGGACCACGAGCTGGAGTGGTACGACGTCACCGAGCTGGACCTGCTGCTGCGCGCCGCCTCCTGA
- a CDS encoding helix-turn-helix domain-containing protein: protein MEPRFLLLSDVATELNVSDSQVYHMVRSGELPAIKIGGRGQWRVERARLEEYIERKYAETAEWVRSNPLTERDPE, encoded by the coding sequence GTGGAGCCGAGGTTCCTGCTGCTCTCCGACGTGGCCACCGAGCTGAACGTGTCGGACTCGCAGGTCTACCACATGGTGCGCAGCGGCGAGCTGCCCGCGATCAAGATCGGCGGGCGCGGCCAGTGGCGCGTGGAGCGCGCCCGGCTGGAGGAGTACATCGAGCGCAAGTACGCCGAGACGGCCGAGTGGGTGCGGAGCAACCCGCTGACCGAACGCGACCCGGAGTAA
- the secA gene encoding preprotein translocase subunit SecA translates to MSILEKVLRAGEGRMVRRLKAIAAAVNSIEDDYVNLTDDELRGMTDQFKERLADGETLDDLLPEAFAVCREAAARVLGQRPYDVQVMGGAALHFGNIAEMKTGEGKTLTSVMPVYLNALSGEGVHVITVNDYLAQRDAAWMGRVHEFLGLTVGVVLPNRPATEHRAAYECDITYGTNNEFGFDYLRDNMAWSKEELVQRGHNFAVVDEVDSILIDEARTPLIISGPAEHSARWYSEFAGVVARLQPGKDGEGDYEVDHSKRTIAVTERGVAKVEDRLGIDNLYESVNTPLVGYLNNAIKAKELYKRDKDYIVSDGEVLIVDEFTGRILHGRRYNEGMHQAIEAKEGVEIKQENQTLATITLQNYFRLYEKLSGMTGTAQTEAGEFNKVYKVGVVTIPTHRPMVRQDRPDVIYKTEKAKFNAVVEDIAERHAMGQPVLVGTVSVENSEIISQLLRRRGIPHSVLNAKFHAREAEIVAQAGRKGAVTVATNMAGRGTDILLGGNAEFLAANELRQRGLDPLEHEEEYAKAMEEVLPQWKQACDAEAEEVAAAGGLYVLGTERHESRRIDNQLRGRSGRQGDPGESRFYLSLQDELMKRFRSGAVEAVMERFNIPEDVPIESKMVTKQIKSAQAQIEGQNAEIRKNVLKYDEVMNKQRQVIYAERLRVLNGEDLSDQVRNMIDDVVGAYVQGATADGYGEDWDLEQLWASLKQLYPVGVTIDELEEEAGGSRAGMDADFLLSRLRDDAHAAYDRREEQLGEEGTRQLERMVLLQVIDRKWREHLYEMDYLQEGISLRAYAQRDPVVEYQREGFDMFATMMDGIKEETVGFLYNLEVQVNEPEPEAEEVQLLDKPVEIRAKGLGRAPQQQGLQYSAPTIDGEAGAGAVAVERAEQQAPALGVGGPAPAAPAAPGTTAPAAPQRPASGLRGPGVPAASSRRVATGQAEGGNGPSRNAPCPCGSGRKYKRCHGSPNGGA, encoded by the coding sequence GTGTCGATTCTGGAAAAGGTCCTCCGCGCGGGCGAGGGCCGTATGGTGCGCCGGCTCAAGGCCATCGCCGCCGCCGTCAACTCGATCGAGGACGACTACGTCAACCTCACCGACGACGAGTTGCGCGGCATGACCGACCAGTTCAAGGAGCGGCTCGCCGACGGCGAGACCCTCGACGACCTGCTGCCGGAGGCGTTCGCGGTCTGCCGCGAGGCGGCCGCCCGGGTGCTCGGCCAGCGGCCCTACGACGTCCAGGTCATGGGCGGCGCGGCGCTGCACTTCGGCAACATCGCCGAGATGAAGACCGGTGAGGGCAAGACCCTGACCTCGGTCATGCCGGTCTACCTCAACGCGCTCTCCGGCGAGGGCGTGCACGTCATCACGGTCAACGACTACCTGGCCCAGCGTGACGCCGCCTGGATGGGGCGGGTGCACGAGTTCCTCGGCCTCACCGTCGGCGTGGTGCTGCCCAACCGGCCGGCCACCGAGCACCGGGCCGCCTACGAGTGCGACATCACGTACGGCACCAACAACGAGTTCGGCTTCGACTACCTGCGCGACAACATGGCGTGGTCGAAGGAGGAGCTGGTCCAGCGCGGCCACAACTTCGCGGTGGTCGACGAGGTCGACTCGATCCTGATCGACGAGGCCCGCACCCCGCTGATCATCTCCGGCCCGGCCGAGCACTCCGCCCGCTGGTACTCGGAGTTCGCGGGCGTGGTGGCCCGGCTCCAGCCCGGCAAGGACGGCGAGGGCGACTACGAGGTCGACCACTCCAAGCGCACCATCGCGGTCACCGAGCGCGGCGTGGCCAAGGTCGAGGACCGGCTGGGCATCGACAACCTCTACGAGTCGGTCAACACCCCGCTGGTGGGCTACCTCAACAACGCCATCAAGGCCAAGGAGCTCTACAAGCGCGACAAGGACTACATCGTCAGCGACGGCGAGGTCCTGATCGTCGACGAGTTCACCGGGCGCATCCTGCACGGCCGTCGCTACAACGAGGGCATGCACCAGGCGATCGAGGCCAAGGAGGGGGTGGAGATCAAGCAGGAGAACCAGACCCTGGCCACCATCACCCTCCAGAACTACTTCCGCCTCTACGAGAAGCTCTCCGGCATGACCGGCACCGCCCAGACCGAGGCGGGCGAGTTCAACAAGGTCTACAAGGTCGGTGTGGTGACGATCCCGACGCACCGGCCGATGGTCCGCCAGGACCGGCCGGACGTCATCTACAAGACCGAGAAGGCCAAGTTCAACGCCGTGGTGGAGGACATCGCCGAGCGGCACGCGATGGGTCAGCCGGTGCTCGTGGGCACGGTCTCGGTCGAGAATTCCGAGATCATCTCCCAGCTCCTGCGCCGGCGCGGCATCCCGCACTCCGTGCTGAACGCCAAGTTCCACGCCCGTGAGGCCGAGATCGTCGCCCAGGCCGGCCGCAAGGGCGCCGTCACCGTCGCCACCAACATGGCCGGTCGTGGCACCGACATCCTGCTCGGCGGCAACGCCGAGTTCCTCGCCGCCAACGAGCTGCGCCAGCGGGGCCTCGACCCGTTGGAGCACGAGGAGGAGTACGCCAAGGCGATGGAGGAGGTCCTGCCCCAGTGGAAGCAGGCCTGCGACGCCGAGGCGGAGGAGGTCGCCGCCGCCGGTGGCCTCTACGTGCTGGGCACCGAGCGGCACGAGTCCCGCCGCATCGACAACCAGCTGCGCGGTCGGTCGGGCCGGCAGGGTGACCCGGGCGAGTCCCGCTTCTACCTCTCCCTCCAGGACGAGCTGATGAAGCGCTTCCGCTCCGGCGCCGTCGAGGCGGTCATGGAGCGCTTCAACATCCCGGAGGACGTGCCCATCGAGTCGAAGATGGTCACCAAGCAGATCAAGAGCGCGCAGGCCCAGATCGAGGGCCAGAACGCCGAGATCCGCAAGAACGTCCTCAAGTACGACGAGGTCATGAACAAGCAGCGCCAGGTGATCTACGCCGAGCGGCTGCGGGTGCTCAACGGCGAGGACCTCTCCGACCAGGTCCGCAACATGATCGACGACGTCGTCGGCGCGTACGTGCAGGGGGCCACCGCCGACGGCTACGGCGAGGACTGGGACCTGGAGCAGCTCTGGGCCAGCCTCAAGCAGCTCTACCCGGTGGGCGTGACGATCGACGAGTTGGAGGAGGAGGCCGGCGGCTCCCGGGCCGGCATGGACGCCGACTTCCTGCTCTCCCGACTCAGGGACGACGCGCACGCCGCGTACGACCGGCGCGAGGAGCAGCTCGGCGAGGAGGGCACCCGCCAGTTGGAGCGGATGGTCCTGCTCCAGGTCATCGACCGCAAGTGGCGCGAGCACCTCTACGAGATGGACTACCTCCAGGAGGGCATCAGCCTGCGGGCGTACGCCCAGCGCGACCCGGTGGTGGAATACCAGCGCGAGGGCTTCGACATGTTCGCGACGATGATGGACGGCATCAAGGAGGAGACGGTCGGCTTCCTCTACAACCTCGAGGTGCAGGTCAACGAGCCGGAGCCCGAGGCGGAGGAGGTCCAGCTGCTCGACAAGCCGGTCGAGATCCGGGCCAAGGGCCTGGGCCGGGCGCCGCAGCAGCAGGGCCTGCAATACTCCGCGCCGACCATCGACGGCGAGGCCGGTGCCGGCGCGGTGGCCGTCGAGCGTGCCGAGCAACAGGCGCCGGCGCTGGGCGTCGGTGGCCCGGCCCCGGCGGCCCCGGCCGCGCCGGGGACGACCGCCCCGGCGGCGCCGCAGCGTCCGGCGTCCGGCCTGCGCGGCCCGGGCGTCCCGGCGGCCAGCAGCCGGCGGGTGGCGACGGGGCAGGCGGAGGGCGGCAACGGCCCGTCCCGCAACGCGCCGTGCCCGTGCGGGTCCGGCCGGAAGTACAAGCGCTGCCACGGCTCCCCCAACGGCGGCGCGTGA